DNA from Prunus persica cultivar Lovell chromosome G6, Prunus_persica_NCBIv2, whole genome shotgun sequence:
CAATTGCACCATGTGGAAGATTTTGCAGCAGATGAGCTGTCACCAATTGGATCCTCCAGCTCTCTAGCTTGCAATTTCTATGTGATTAAGATTGGATGAAAATGACAAGCTTGATACATCATGGGTCCCACGTCACATGGCTATACCAATATCCTTGTAAAAGTGAAAGGAGGAAAGGGCCCCACAAAATGTGGGATACCTCTACTTTAGGTGGTAGCACAGCTAATCCCCATTAGTTTAAGTCTTATATTCTATTAGAGGAGGAAAATGGGAGCAAAGCTGAACTGGAATCTCTTCTGTTTCCCACAGCCTACGCATATTCGAATTTTCATAATTGTAAGAATACTCTGCTAAACCCTAATTGGGTGTTCATAGCCCAACAAACTGTGGGTGGTAAACAAGGAAGAATCAAAACAACCTTTCGAATATAATGACATGAACATCTGTTTGTACATGACAATTCTATGGagtcaaatttcaataatttaatcaactagaaaaatctaaatatttaaataatttaaaatatcgtCTCTTTACACCTAAAGCAATGCACTTCGCATTTAAGTTCGAttcttcactcaaaacaagaaaaaagaaggaataTTTTTATACACAAGAACCACGGTGTTATGGATGTTCGAACTGCAAACCCTAACCTGCATGCCAACATCTCCACCACTGAGGTAAGACCCTATTGACAAATATGAAAATGCATTGATTTTTTAGCTAACTTTACTTTGTAAAGTAGTTAAATATCTCAATTTGGATGAAAGTGTTCAATGAAAATTAGAGTTTTGTTCGATTTTGCAGCAGCAGATGGAGGGGTACTACTGGCCCCAATCACCGTTCACGTGTAGATAATAAGTCCAGATGGATAGCTCGTACGCACAATCCGAAAAGATAGAGCAGCAGAAtatgagagacagagagagagagaggcgcgAAACGCCATGTGCACGTCTGGCACTCAAAATCAGAAGGAAGCGAGTTTTGCGCTATTTGCCAAAGCCGTACGCCCCAAAAGagatgaaagaaaaatggaaaagtcaTTGCTGGAATCCAAATTTATAAaagttacaaaaagaaaaagactctCTGCTTTTTACAGGGAAGAAAACTGATTGAAGCCTTCGACGTGGCACCCTCTTCCTACTTTCTAGTGATGTGCTTCCTGGATTTTtcttcaggaaaaaaaaatatatatttttgtttatttataaatttcacAATCTACTCTCTCATCAAGCGTACACAAATACTGAATATGTATTCATCTATAAGTTTGATAATCTAAATATTTTTGTATAGACATTAACTACTCAGGCTCACTCCATAATGTATATCATGGTTAGAATCGTGTATTTTACGAGTTCTTAATCAATCATGCGAAAATGTACtcaaatgaaaaattgttCAGTTATTTAACTTTGAACAAATAAATAGACAAATACAATAATTTCGGTAAACAATGAAATAATTATGATAATAATTAAATCACTAAATAATTTACAATTTAGGTGGATCTTTATACGATCTGTTAGTTGTAATTCACCCAATTTGTTACATCATATtctatttacttttatttgtcttttgaagagtatttttgctcaccattTTAATAGTGTATTTGCATAACCTTTTCAATACTTAACACGTGTCTAAATACAACGTAAAAAGTTAACTATGATTATGCTTATAAACATatgtcaaatacaaaaaaaaaaaattaatgttgaTATGTCTTGAATTAAAGTAATGAGCAAAAATACTTCCTGCTCTTTTGTCCTATTTAGTGGTTGTgtgttaaattttaatttggagACATAAAAGTTGCGGATGTTAGGGTGCAAAACACAAAAGCTGCGGCTGGCAAAAGAAGGACGGACACGTATATTTTTGGGATCCAATCATGTGGCACATCTTTTTAGGGGCCCTATTtaatcatctttttcttttcctttttggcatttttgatttgatttgggttAAAGGAATGCTAAAGCTGCCGATTATGCGTATGTGGTACGATCTATTCCATTTCAACTTTCTTGAAGTtttaaatcaaagtttttgtttATGGGATTTCAGTGCTCTTTTGGATTTCTTGTGGGGTTCGAGTTCACCTCCCATACACAGAAAgctctttttagtttttgttacCTTGGTTTTGGCatgaaaagataaataaaattctctATTGTTATGATAAAACTATGGTGGtggtcagttttttttttttggttccaagGAGGAGGTTAGTTTTTGCAAACAAATTTCCAAAGTTTTCTGCCAAAGAATGACTAAGTTCCTTCAAGAGTTCGCAATcaccacacaaaaaaataaaaataaaaataaaaataaaaatgataagaGAGAACACCCTAGTCTCCACCCCTTTTTGAGTGGTGACTATCATGCTTTTTGTTACAtcattctctcttttttctttcatctcCACCTCTTCCCTTTTCCATCCTCTTTGCTTCCCCCTCCAGCATCGTCTCCCTCTGTGTTTCTTTAGCTCATTTATGGCATAATTagtgaatattttttttttgcttaattatgaatgcaatcctaaaatttctcaatttttttttaaaaaaaaaattccttaaaGACTGAATTCAAGAGTTCTTGGAGTATCATTTTTATAGGGTTTTAGGATAAGATAAGCTTAATCTTCATGATTTGCTTTATCTCTTCTTCTAATTGATCATCCTTTTTGTTCATTAGTATGTGGTTATTCTTGTCACAATGATGCCTAATTGTAATGATGATGAAAATATTGAACATAAGATGAAAGTCAAACTCTTGTCATAAGTATTGGAATAAGTGCACGTTTAATTCTTGGACAAACTATGCATGTATAAAAATTAGCGTTGTTCGCCTATATACCCGTTtagtaattttaaaataaattattaacaaATATagttttatatgtttattaaaaataagtgtttgtttatatttgtctttcaaatttgagagttttatttcattatttaacATTTTTACGATTGAGGCAATCCCGTTTATGGTAACAACAAACCACGCGAGCACGGTAACGACAAACCACGCGAGCACGATAATTACAAACCACTTGAGCACGGTAACGGCAAATCGACCCGATGCTCCCCTTGGCCATCCCTACTCCTTAAGTTTAAGCATAAATGTGTAGAAAGGTTCCACACTCCTCCATCTTTACAaaaggcatatatatatatatatatatatgctttggatcaatcaaattcagaaaaataaatccaTGTACCTTTCTAAGGACTTGGTCTTGGAGTTCAACTCAATTACTCAGATTATGTTCCCTCAATTGCCTAGCAAAAAGTACTCCCTTGCATGTTTTCAGCTAACATGCACAAGTTGTTTTTGGTCAAACATTTACAACTTAACCTAAGAAAACTTGAACCAAATAGGTCCCATAATCATGTGCAAATTATAGCAAACCACAATTTTCCAATTAGTACAGATAATCTGTACTAGTGATGTTATTCTAGTTATtacatttgtaattttttttttcgctaTAACTcaacattgaaaattttgatcatcatttatttgtatgtaaaatcctcattttgttttttcggaTTCCAACACATAGGAAATTTTAAGATGAGGTCCCTCTGGGATATCAATCCTAGCATCCcccagtttttattttgttggaagATGTCATGAGTTAAAAATTCATTAACGGTAATGTTaatttagaagaagaaaaaaaatgttaaagacCTTTcgtaaataatttttataaactaACTTATACAAGAATAAATATTCTCTTCCTAAAAGACGTCACTACCatgggaaaagaaataaattgtcCACCGaacttttaaatataaaaaaagcaaAGCATGGATGGAAGGAAAAAAGCGAGGCACAATGATTATTTTCTCCATTACAGGAAATTCTACCCCCTAAAGTTTTTCCAAGATTTCATTTTTACAGCTGAGAATTTAATTACGACACAATCATATTCCCCCGCACGGCTTAGCAAGGGAAAATACCTTGGTCGTCATCTTCCACCCATGAGCATGACCCAATCCAACCCCCCAcgtgaatctctctctctctctctccctcctctctctgCTGCTTCATTCTGCAGTTGCTCTCCAACTTTCACTTTTGCACAATGGAGATCAAAGTACATTAATTTATACACAACCCCACTTCCCATTCAATAAAAGTCATGGTCTTTCTTGGATCCCAgattttctgtcttttttttttggatgggATGGAGTGGAGTGTTTTATGATTTAGTTCCATTGATCAGGGCAGCACCACTGAAGTGTAGGTGCTTGCTCATCAGAGAAGAAGCTGCAAGCCTCCTCACTGCTGAAGAAATTGTGCTCCTCTATCTTCACAAACTGAGGATGATAGGTCTTCTGGAACTGGAAGCAATTCATGGATGATGAGGAAggtgaggaggaggagcagcAGTTGAATTTGAGTGAAGTGGAAGCTGGAGACTTCATGAGCTGGTGGTTTTGGAGCATCCCAGATGAAGAAATGGTCAAGTTTGGACTGTTGTCTTCGTTCAAGATTGCACTTGAGTCACTGTCTGATGACCCGTCTTTGAAATCTGGGAACAATGAGACAGCTTCTAAGCCCACTGCTCCATTGTTGGTGTTGTTGAAGCTCTCAAAGTTGAGCTCTTTGGACTCTGTTGCTGGAACAGAGGAACcaagaggtggtggtggtggggattTGCTCAGCTCATGATCAACCACTTTGTAATTGGATTGATCTTTTGCAACCATTTGCTCTTCTTTCACCGACAGATTATTGCTCTCTGTGTTTTCCTCTTGCAACTTTGATTTCAATTGCTTTATCTGCAGTGGAACAAGTTAATCCAAAAATTTAGATCATATCCAACTTAATTAGTTAAAGCACTACAGATCTAACACGACCCACTCAATTAAGAACATACATAATAAAACATTTATCAGACTGTTTGACAAGCGAACATTTATTTCAATGAGACTCCGGAtcatatatatacctccttcaCAAGAGCTTCATTCTCATGTTGGAGGTTATCATAATTGAGCTTGAGAGAGTCATAATTGGCCTTGAGAACGCCAAAGTCACGTTCCAATTGCTTGGTCTTCCAACGAGCACGGCGGTTTTGAAACCACACAGCAACTTGTCTTGGCTGGAGGCCAAGTTCTTGGGCAAGCTTCACTTTCCTTTCTGGTTCAAGCTTGTTCTCCACCTCGAAATTTTTCTCCAAGGCCTTCACTTGTTCAACGCTtaatcttctcttcttctcggAAACATGGCCACCCTCTTCCACGCACCCTTCTTCATCTAAGCCATCCAACATGGACTGGAAATCTCTCCGGTAAACATGGTTGTTTCTTGGACTCTGTTCCTCTGCTAAAACCaattatgaaaacaaaagagacAATTTAGTGAATCAATCTTAGGTTTGTCCGCATAATTAACAACTATGAGCTAGATCAGAAACAGGACCAAATAACTGaataagaaaggaaaaacagtGGATGTATAGAACTTGAAATTAAAGTACCAAAacaggaaagaaagaaaacatggaTTCAATTCAACATGATGAATTTGAATCATAAAAAAGTGTCATGATCTCATGgtcatgtttttctttgtgatTGATCATGAAAAAggtaacaaacaaaaaaaacacaatatgtCTGAatcttggggaaacaccaatAGAAAAAGggcaattatatataaaatggattgtttattaaaattaaCCTGTTGATGGGCAGATGGAAATCATAGCACCCAATGAATCTGAGCTTCCAAGCCTCTTCATGATGACTACTACTGAGCTTGGGGGGAAAAGCACTTTTGATATCAGATCTTAAAAGATCAAGCAAGCTCCTTCCTTTTTATCCTTTTCAAAATcttggttgtttttgtttttttatatgtttccAGTGAATCTTTTAACAGCTCAAGGCAGTGTTCAGAGCAAGAATATGTTTACTTAAAGGAAGCaatggaagaagaagcacaagtGCTCTGTCTGAAACAAGTAGACCAACTTGCATAGTGGTGTATACAACTACTGTGCAACAACCCatttcctctctcttctccctcatgtttcttctttctcaataCTTCTTCTGATCCCTCAGTACCCATCAAAACTAAGGAAAGCaaaatcccaacccacaaaacaaaacccaacaagcaagcaaattttttaaaacaacacAATGAAGTAAAATAACCAAagactctctctttctcactcctctctctctctctctacatcaTTACTCAATCAATTCAGCATGGTTGTGAGGACTGTATAGTCTACGACTGTTCATCTAAAATGGGAAATTCAGAGgtggagagagagtgagaggggGGGAGGGAGGTCTTGGATGGAGAAAGGGGAAGGTTAGTGAACCAGTTCACAACCCAGCAGGcctcacactctctctctctttaaataaaaccAACTTGGGTCAGATGTTGGGTTAAATTCTGACTAGGGTTAGGTACATTTAAGCAGCTGCAgttgtaaatgaaatgaacgcaaattcaatccaaatgcagttttcttctttccaccGGCTATAGCCTGTAGcctttagggtttatgggagatatttttattttattttatttattatttattttttggtgtttaATAAATAGTGCAGAGTGAGAGATATTACCGTTGCTTGCGGAAAGTGGAAAGTCTGCAAGTCTGCTTTGCTATTAAGGTGGTATGGCTCGGCGTCTGGCGGCTCGGCTTTCTTTTAGCTGGAGCCAGATTTGGCTGGCGTCAGCGTATCATGGGCCATCACTACGGCATGGTCGGTGCGATTAATCGGCCACAGAAAATGGTCCACCgctttggtttttatttatttttacccCCTTTCGTCACTGCAGTAGTTGTAATCATAAAATAGTATTTGGGCCGAGATGAGTAATTCTTGTAATTTAAGTGAATTAAAAACACAAGATTAAACCgttcataaaaaaaagaaaaaaaagaatacatggtAAATGATTTTGTATTAGTTCTGTTTACATTTTAGCATTGTATTCAAAAGAGAGACTGCGGGAAAGGACTTCGTAATTCAAGTAAAAACACTAGTTAAGTTTCCATTCAATTTCGTTTtaaatatcacttgtatacaaataataacaaaacttTGAATCTTCTAGTAAAaacactttttttatttatattttaatgctCAATGACGATAacattttattgtttgttaaTAAATGTTACAATCTTTGCATACGTAAGTTAGACCAGTTGGCAGTGAGCCTGTCTATCTTGCACAGAAGTTCGAATTCCCCTCTCTACATATTAGATTAATTAAGAGTAATTTATAGCTCGTTTGAGAGTGATTCTTGATAGGCCATAATCACTTTTGGGGAGAAGCACATCAAACACCTCCCATGTGTTtctccataaaatcacttaaactGATTATTTGGAGAAGTGATTCTCTATAAAAGTGATTATTGGCCTCTCcagaatcactcccaaacaaACCCTTAGACTATCGattatatttaaagaaaaaaatattacaatctccaaataaataatccaaattaatGCATGAAGGAACATGGACGGTTCTAGCATGTTTCAAGTGATGCCACCACACAAAGACCTCAATTTTTTAGGGCCCCTGAATCTCTTTTAcgtcttgaatttttttatgtatatgttatattgtattatattatatatagcaCACAATATGTTTGCATAATTATATGTGTAGTGAAGTTGATTTGTTGTTCTCCTATTTTTGTTAGGACACAGTTTGATTCTCACTTATATACTTCAATAGTTTTCTCAAAGTAACAAAGAATTCTTCATAGAATGACCATAATGAGTGTTGAAACCATAACCAATTAGACAACAATACCACATCATGCCACTAAACTAGTCATGTTTTCAATAAACATTGTTGTGCTTATTGTGTTGGTAGTTGTAAgtttgtaaccaaaaaaaagaaaaaaaaaacacaaccatTAAAACAATTATAGCACTACACACCTGCAACTCTATTTATCAATCTCAAATCTAGAGTGTTTTCTCCCActcaaaacaacaacaaaaatagttTCATTTTGGATGATGTGAGGGTCCCAATTAAATTTCGCACATGGTCTTCAAAATCTCACGATCGATTGTGTGAATgaacttcaaaataaaataaaacaagtttGATAATCAATGAACCACAAAAAAGAGTAAATAGTCTCTTCAATCACACAGTCTTAAGTAATGTCACTCATCTCAATTGTTTTCAATAGAGATTTTCGCATCCACTAGACCAAAAGGCTAACACGCTGTATGATATATTTATGTGAAGACCCGTATTTTAAACGGATAAAAGAAGATATTTATCTTTTGGATGATCTTATCTTGTTAGgatatttatcttttgtaTAAACTTGGATGATCTTATCTTGTTAGGATATTTATCTTTTGGATAAATTTGGATGTTCTTATCTTTTTAATATTGAAGTTTATCCTATCCCTATAACCACTATAAATAGGAGCATAACCTTATCGTTTCAAAACATgagaaattagaaagaaatttagagagaagaagaattgtTAAGAAAAAGAGTGGGAGATTGAGTTTGTGGATGCggtggaaaattggaaaaacacCTTACATTTCTAGCAAAAGCTTTGGTGTCAAGGTAGAGATTTCTTGGGGAGCCTTTTATAgatattgatttaattaaatttcgtgaGCATTATATTATGCATTGTATTACAGTTTAGTTAACATTCCTTGTTATTGGGTGTTTACTtgttattaattatttgatcAATATTGGTGTGATTATATTTTGATACATGAGATAAATGAAAGGCATAGTTATATCATGTCATGGAAATTAGTTGGAGTTGTTGGGGggagaaaataataatggaaaagagggtaatggaaatattattttgtgtagttgagtctAACTCTTGGCAGGTACCAGGTCTCCGGGATCCCACAGTGCACATGATTTTTATTAGGTGATTCGGGACTGACGACAGGGAGTTAGACAAGATGACTAACAAAAAGGGAATTATGGGATGATTGAGTTGGGTATAAATGGGCATTCGGGACCAAGTAGCATAAGCATAGTATGAGACGTGCAGGTCTACTTGTCcagttatatgaattaacgagagtagatgaagagcattccatgcattattattattaatgtgATATTTGGCAGTGTGATTGTATGTCACgtaatttagttatatcaatTTCCTGTGGTAAGGTCTCATGTCTCTATTGAGCGGTGGTTGCTCACCCATCAccctatttaatttttcagatgaattaCTGGGTAAGACAAGAACTAAACCAGTTGACGCTGAATTAGATGAGAGTGAtagagttttatttatttcttgtaaagttgtaagattttggagttatttttataagagaagtttattttaaacctatgtttcaacttctttttattttattttactttttattttctcacgcATTGAGCGCGGGATTTTCAACGACCCTCGGGTCCGGGACCTAACAATTTATAGGCTCCCATAAAAACCCTAATTGCACT
Protein-coding regions in this window:
- the LOC18772872 gene encoding homeobox-leucine zipper protein ATHB-6 isoform X2 produces the protein MKRLGSSDSLGAMISICPSTEEQSPRNNHVYRRDFQSMLDGLDEEGCVEEGGHVSEKKRRLSVEQVKALEKNFEVENKLEPERKVKLAQELGLQPRQVAVWFQNRRARWKTKQLERDFGVLKANYDSLKLNYDNLQHENEALVKEIKQLKSKLQEENTESNNLSVKEEQMVAKDQSNYKVVDHELSKSPPPPPLGSSVPATESKELNFESFNNTNNGAVGLEAVSLFPDFKDGSSDSDSSAILNEDNSPNLTISSSGMLQNHQLMKSPASTSLKFNCCSSSSPSSSSMNCFQFQKTYHPQFVKIEEHNFFSSEEACSFFSDEQAPTLQWCCPDQWN
- the LOC18772872 gene encoding homeobox-leucine zipper protein ATHB-6 isoform X1; its protein translation is MKRLGSSDSLGAMISICPSTAEEQSPRNNHVYRRDFQSMLDGLDEEGCVEEGGHVSEKKRRLSVEQVKALEKNFEVENKLEPERKVKLAQELGLQPRQVAVWFQNRRARWKTKQLERDFGVLKANYDSLKLNYDNLQHENEALVKEIKQLKSKLQEENTESNNLSVKEEQMVAKDQSNYKVVDHELSKSPPPPPLGSSVPATESKELNFESFNNTNNGAVGLEAVSLFPDFKDGSSDSDSSAILNEDNSPNLTISSSGMLQNHQLMKSPASTSLKFNCCSSSSPSSSSMNCFQFQKTYHPQFVKIEEHNFFSSEEACSFFSDEQAPTLQWCCPDQWN